A region of Arabidopsis thaliana chromosome 5, partial sequence DNA encodes the following proteins:
- the NFS1 gene encoding nitrogen fixation S (NIFS)-like 1 (nitrogen fixation S (NIFS)-like 1 (NFS1); FUNCTIONS IN: transaminase activity, zinc ion binding, cysteine desulfurase activity, ATP binding; INVOLVED IN: iron-sulfur cluster assembly; LOCATED IN: mitochondrion; EXPRESSED IN: 23 plant structures; EXPRESSED DURING: 13 growth stages; CONTAINS InterPro DOMAIN/s: Pyridoxal phosphate-dependent transferase, major domain (InterPro:IPR015424), Aminotransferase, class V/Cysteine desulfurase (InterPro:IPR000192), Pyridoxal phosphate-dependent transferase, major region, subdomain 1 (InterPro:IPR015421), Cysteine desulfurase, NifS (InterPro:IPR016454); BEST Arabidopsis thaliana protein match is: chloroplastic NIFS-like cysteine desulfurase (TAIR:AT1G08490.1); Has 19057 Blast hits to 19051 proteins in 2851 species: Archae - 382; Bacteria - 13739; Metazoa - 315; Fungi - 216; Plants - 123; Viruses - 11; Other Eukaryotes - 4271 (source: NCBI BLink).) → MAVKGVMHFYKDTKKHVITTQTEHKCVLDSCRHLQQEGFEVTYLPVKTDGLVDLEMLREAIRPDTGLVSIMAVNNEIGVVQPMEEIGMICKEHNVPFHTDAAQAIGKIPVDVKKWNVALMSMSAHKIYGPKGVGALYVRRRPRIRLEPLMNGGGQERGLRSGTGATQQIVGFGAACELAMKEMEYDEKWIKGLQERLLNGVREKLDGVVVNGSMDSRYVGNLNLSFAYVEGESLLMGLKEVAVSSGSACTSASLEPSYVLRALGVDEDMAHTSIRFGIGRFTTKEEIDKAVELTVKQVEKLREMSPLYEMVKEGIDIKNIQWSQH, encoded by the coding sequence ATGGCGGTGAAAGGAGTGATGCACTTTTACAAGGACACGAAGAAACATGTGATAACTACACAGACTGAGCATAAGTGTGTGCTTGATTCGTGTAGGCATTTGCAGCAAGAAGGATTTGAGGTAACTTATTTACCTGTGAAAACTGATGGATTGGTTGATTTAGAGATGTTGAGAGAAGCTATTAGGCCAGACACAGGGCTAGTTTCTATTATGGCTGTGAACAATGAGATTGGTGTGGTTCAACCTATGGAGGAGATTGGTATGATTTGCAAAGAGCATAATGTTCCGTTTCATACTGATGCTGCTCAAGCTATTGGGAAGATACCTGTTGATGTTAAGAAGTGGAATGTTGCTTTGATGTCTATGAGTGCTCACAAGATCTATGGACCGAAAGGTGTTGGTGCTTTGTATGTGAGGAGGAGGCCGAGAATCAGGCTTGAGCCGTTGATGAATGGTGGAGGTCAGGAGAGGGGATTGCGTAGTGGTACGGGGGCTACGCAGCAGATTGTTGGGTTCGGGGCTGCTTGTGAGTTGGCTATGAAGGAGATGGAGTATGATGAGAAGTGGATTAAGGGGTTACAGGAGAGGTTGCTGAATGGGGTTAGAGAGAAGCTTGATGGTGTTGTGGTGAATGGTTCAATGGATAGTCGATATGTAGGGAATTTGAATTTGTCGTTTGCTTATGTTGAAGGAGAGAGTTTGTTGATGGGATTGAAGGAAGTTGCAGTGTCTAGTGGAAGTGCTTGTACTAGTGCGAGTTTGGAGCCTTCTTATGTGTTGAGAGCTTTGGGTGTGGATGAAGACATGGCTCACACTTCGATTAGGTTTGGGATTGGTAGGTTTACCACGAAGGAAGAGATTGATAAAGCGGTCGAGCTTACGGTTAAACAAGTTGAGAAGTTGAGGGAAATGAGCCCGCTTTATGAAATGGTTAAAGAAGGTATCGATATCAAGAACATTCAATGGTCTCAACACTGA
- the NFS1 gene encoding nitrogen fixation S (NIFS)-like 1 (nitrogen fixation S (NIFS)-like 1 (NFS1); FUNCTIONS IN: transaminase activity, zinc ion binding, cysteine desulfurase activity, ATP binding; INVOLVED IN: iron-sulfur cluster assembly; LOCATED IN: mitochondrion; EXPRESSED IN: 23 plant structures; EXPRESSED DURING: 13 growth stages; CONTAINS InterPro DOMAIN/s: Pyridoxal phosphate-dependent transferase, major domain (InterPro:IPR015424), Cysteine desulfurase (InterPro:IPR010240), Aminotransferase, class V/Cysteine desulfurase (InterPro:IPR000192), Pyridoxal phosphate-dependent transferase, major region, subdomain 1 (InterPro:IPR015421), Cysteine desulfurase, NifS (InterPro:IPR016454); BEST Arabidopsis thaliana protein match is: chloroplastic NIFS-like cysteine desulfurase (TAIR:AT1G08490.1); Has 1807 Blast hits to 1807 proteins in 277 species: Archae - 0; Bacteria - 0; Metazoa - 736; Fungi - 347; Plants - 385; Viruses - 0; Other Eukaryotes - 339 (source: NCBI BLink).), whose amino-acid sequence MASKVISATIRRTLTKPHGTFSRCRYLSTAAAATEVNYEDESIMMKGVRISGRPLYLDMQATTPIDPRVFDAMNASQIHEYGNPHSRTHLYGWEAENAVENARNQVAKLIEASPKEIVFVSGATEANNMAVKGVMHFYKDTKKHVITTQTEHKCVLDSCRHLQQEGFEVTYLPVKTDGLVDLEMLREAIRPDTGLVSIMAVNNEIGVVQPMEEIGMICKEHNVPFHTDAAQAIGKIPVDVKKWNVALMSMSAHKIYGPKGVGALYVRRRPRIRLEPLMNGGGQERGLRSGTGATQQIVGFGAACELAMKEMEYDEKWIKGLQERLLNGVREKLDGVVVNGSMDSRYVGNLNLSFAYVEGESLLMGLKEVAVSSGSACTSASLEPSYVLRALGVDEDMAHTSIRFGIGRFTTKEEIDKAVELTVKQVEKLREMSPLYEMVKEGIDIKNIQWSQH is encoded by the coding sequence ATGGCGTCTAAGGTAATCTCTGCCACAATCCGCAGAACCCTAACCAAACCACACGGCACTTTTTCCCGGTGTCGCTACTTATCAACCGCCGCTGCTGCGACGGAGGTGAATTACGAGGATGAATCGATTATGATGAAAGGAGTTCGAATTTCAGGTAGACCTCTTTACTTAGATATGCAAGCGACGACTCCGATTGATCCTAGAGTATTCGATGCGATGAATGCTTCACAGATCCATGAGTATGGGAATCCTCACTCGCGAACGCATCTCTACGGCTGGGAAGCTGAGAACGCCGTCGAGAACGCACGAAACCAGGTCGCGAAACTGATCGAAGCTTCACCGAAGGAGATCGTATTCGTGTCCGGTGCAACGGAGGCGAACAATATGGCGGTGAAAGGAGTGATGCACTTTTACAAGGACACGAAGAAACATGTGATAACTACACAGACTGAGCATAAGTGTGTGCTTGATTCGTGTAGGCATTTGCAGCAAGAAGGATTTGAGGTAACTTATTTACCTGTGAAAACTGATGGATTGGTTGATTTAGAGATGTTGAGAGAAGCTATTAGGCCAGACACAGGGCTAGTTTCTATTATGGCTGTGAACAATGAGATTGGTGTGGTTCAACCTATGGAGGAGATTGGTATGATTTGCAAAGAGCATAATGTTCCGTTTCATACTGATGCTGCTCAAGCTATTGGGAAGATACCTGTTGATGTTAAGAAGTGGAATGTTGCTTTGATGTCTATGAGTGCTCACAAGATCTATGGACCGAAAGGTGTTGGTGCTTTGTATGTGAGGAGGAGGCCGAGAATCAGGCTTGAGCCGTTGATGAATGGTGGAGGTCAGGAGAGGGGATTGCGTAGTGGTACGGGGGCTACGCAGCAGATTGTTGGGTTCGGGGCTGCTTGTGAGTTGGCTATGAAGGAGATGGAGTATGATGAGAAGTGGATTAAGGGGTTACAGGAGAGGTTGCTGAATGGGGTTAGAGAGAAGCTTGATGGTGTTGTGGTGAATGGTTCAATGGATAGTCGATATGTAGGGAATTTGAATTTGTCGTTTGCTTATGTTGAAGGAGAGAGTTTGTTGATGGGATTGAAGGAAGTTGCAGTGTCTAGTGGAAGTGCTTGTACTAGTGCGAGTTTGGAGCCTTCTTATGTGTTGAGAGCTTTGGGTGTGGATGAAGACATGGCTCACACTTCGATTAGGTTTGGGATTGGTAGGTTTACCACGAAGGAAGAGATTGATAAAGCGGTCGAGCTTACGGTTAAACAAGTTGAGAAGTTGAGGGAAATGAGCCCGCTTTATGAAATGGTTAAAGAAGGTATCGATATCAAGAACATTCAATGGTCTCAACACTGA